From the Thiovulum sp. ES genome, one window contains:
- a CDS encoding primosomal protein N' (replication factor Y) - superfamily II helicase (PFAM: Helicase conserved C-terminal domain~TIGRFAM: primosomal protein N'), which produces MPYFFCSDCGTPVKCENCDVVLALHKGKFGEFLKCHVCGFSSDLPLTCANCGGTNLQGVGFGTQRVEQELSEILNFEVFRMDSDKIRSKGESLRILKEFGEGKIRVLVGTKMVVKGLDFPNVSLVVILNADEFLYRGGDFRAEERAMQILYQISGRIRKEGKLLIQTYNPNHPVLREFLRGKMKNSYERMYEERERSGLPPFRRMAIFEVRTSSEENDRINFKVLEDFVENYKFGTVWGPTHPPVRKIRGTYRVRVVVLGNDAREVSKVLSDLESLPLRGRKIFNVDPVHLD; this is translated from the coding sequence TTGCCTTACTTTTTTTGCTCGGACTGTGGAACGCCGGTTAAGTGCGAAAACTGCGATGTTGTGTTGGCCTTGCATAAGGGTAAGTTCGGCGAATTTTTGAAATGCCACGTGTGCGGATTTTCAAGCGACTTACCCCTAACCTGCGCCAACTGCGGGGGAACCAACTTACAGGGTGTAGGGTTTGGGACGCAAAGGGTGGAGCAGGAGCTCTCGGAAATTTTAAACTTTGAGGTTTTCAGGATGGATTCGGACAAAATAAGAAGTAAAGGGGAGAGCTTGAGGATACTGAAGGAGTTCGGGGAGGGAAAGATCAGGGTGTTGGTCGGGACGAAGATGGTAGTAAAGGGTTTGGATTTCCCGAACGTTTCCTTGGTGGTCATCCTTAACGCGGACGAGTTTTTATATAGGGGAGGGGACTTTAGGGCGGAGGAGAGGGCAATGCAGATCCTTTATCAGATATCCGGCAGGATAAGGAAAGAGGGAAAGCTCCTTATACAAACCTACAACCCCAACCATCCGGTTTTAAGGGAATTTTTGAGAGGGAAAATGAAAAACTCATACGAGAGGATGTACGAAGAGAGGGAAAGATCCGGCCTTCCCCCCTTTAGGAGGATGGCAATATTTGAAGTTAGGACGAGTTCGGAGGAGAACGATAGGATAAACTTTAAGGTTTTGGAGGATTTTGTCGAAAATTATAAATTTGGAACGGTTTGGGGACCGACGCACCCTCCTGTGCGCAAGATCAGGGGAACGTACAGGGTTAGGGTGGTGGTTCTGGGAAACGATGCGAGGGAAGTTTCAAAGGTCCTTTCGGATTTGGAAAGTTTACCCTTAAGGGGAAGGAAGATCTTTAACGTTGATCCCGTGCATCTCGATTG